A genomic stretch from Sporocytophaga myxococcoides DSM 11118 includes:
- a CDS encoding cation diffusion facilitator family transporter has translation MGNSSSNVAILGALASNLAVAATKFIAAYFTRSSAMVSEGIHSLVDAANTLLILIGSKRSTKQPTAKHPFGYGKEIYFWTLVVSISLFAIGGGMAIYEGIEHMLHPEPLQDAFWNYIVLGFSLVFTGISWVLAFKEFSKTKGDKSLLKAITDSKDPGVFAILFEDTADLLGLVIAFIGVYLGHKLNNPYIDGASSVLIGLILAFTSFMLAYESKGLLIGESADPLMIENIRQIALQEPSVEMVKTPVTMHMGPQDIILALGVSFKKELNAETVAEAIDRIEVSIRSSYPEVKKIYIEAKSLTYFMSGNESLKL, from the coding sequence ATGGGTAATTCATCATCCAACGTTGCAATTCTGGGAGCATTGGCTTCCAATCTGGCAGTTGCTGCCACCAAATTTATAGCAGCATATTTTACAAGAAGTTCGGCTATGGTTTCCGAAGGTATTCACTCACTCGTAGATGCTGCAAATACATTGCTTATCCTTATAGGAAGCAAGCGAAGTACCAAGCAACCAACAGCCAAACATCCTTTTGGGTATGGCAAGGAAATATATTTCTGGACCCTGGTAGTATCTATCTCTCTGTTTGCAATAGGTGGTGGTATGGCGATCTATGAAGGAATAGAACATATGCTGCATCCGGAACCACTTCAGGACGCTTTCTGGAACTATATAGTTCTTGGTTTCTCCCTAGTATTTACCGGCATTTCCTGGGTACTTGCCTTTAAGGAGTTTTCTAAAACAAAAGGTGATAAAAGTTTGCTCAAAGCCATAACAGATAGTAAAGATCCGGGAGTATTTGCAATCTTATTTGAAGATACAGCAGATCTTCTTGGTCTTGTGATTGCTTTTATCGGTGTATACCTTGGACATAAACTTAATAATCCCTACATAGACGGAGCTTCATCTGTACTGATCGGTCTTATACTTGCTTTCACCTCTTTCATGCTAGCCTATGAAAGCAAAGGACTTTTGATAGGTGAAAGTGCTGATCCGTTAATGATTGAAAATATTAGACAAATTGCTTTGCAGGAACCATCGGTAGAAATGGTTAAAACCCCTGTTACCATGCACATGGGACCTCAAGATATCATTCTTGCTTTAGGAGTAAGTTTTAAGAAAGAACTCAATGCTGAAACTGTTGCTGAAGCAATTGACAGAATAGAAGTATCCATCAGGTCCAGCTATCCTGAAGTTAAGAAAATATATATTGAAGCAAAATCATTGACTTATTTTATGTCGGGTAATGAAAGTCTTAAGTTGTAA
- a CDS encoding sugar O-acetyltransferase: MAKSELKKMLDGELYNAADQELTEMRYRARRILTRYNTIPWENIEERTTAIKELFGGTGKQLDVQMPFYCDYGSNIYVGENLYMNFNCIILDCAKITIGDNVMMGPNVQIYAAYHPLLASERIKGPELAAPITIGNNVWIGGGAIICQGVTIGDNTTIGAGSVVTKSIPANVFAGGVPCKVIKEC, translated from the coding sequence ATGGCAAAATCAGAACTAAAGAAAATGCTTGATGGCGAGCTCTATAATGCAGCTGATCAGGAACTAACAGAGATGAGATACAGAGCCCGTAGAATACTAACAAGATACAATACTATTCCATGGGAAAACATAGAAGAAAGAACAACGGCAATAAAAGAGCTTTTTGGAGGCACAGGAAAGCAGCTTGATGTTCAAATGCCTTTCTATTGTGATTATGGAAGTAACATTTATGTAGGTGAAAATCTTTACATGAATTTCAACTGTATTATTCTGGATTGTGCCAAAATAACCATTGGCGATAATGTTATGATGGGCCCCAATGTACAAATCTATGCTGCCTATCATCCTCTATTGGCTTCAGAACGCATAAAGGGACCAGAGCTTGCTGCGCCTATAACTATTGGTAACAATGTATGGATTGGGGGCGGAGCTATTATCTGTCAGGGCGTGACAATAGGTGATAATACAACTATCGGTGCAGGTAGTGTGGTAACGAAAAGTATCCCGGCTAATGTATTTGCAGGAGGTGTACCTTGTAAGGTTATAAAAGAATGCTGA
- a CDS encoding voltage-gated chloride channel family protein, producing MNFSTKELFTVINYTLKWILIASTIGIFSGSASALFLVSLDAATNWREDHLWIIALLPIGGLLIGLMYHYIGKEVEKGSNLLIDEIHNPSKVIHFKMAPLILIGTVATHLFGGSAGREGTAVQMGASIGDQLNHIFRFNKEDRILILICGISAGFASVFGTPLAGAVFGLEVYFIGKLSYKAIFPSFMAAVAGDYVCDLWNIQHTHYAIISFPQIDGFVILYCILAGIAFGLTGKFFAHFMHFISNFYKGKIKYPPLRPAIGGCIVALGVWILGTTDYIGLGIPVLEASFKEQLPVYAFALKILFTSLTLGAAFKGGEVTPLFFIGATLGNALALLIPLPMPLLAGMGFAAVFAGAANTPLATTFMAIELFGAEIGVFAAIACVTSYLFSGHFGIYSSQITGASKPSATDKTLDNKDL from the coding sequence ATGAATTTTAGTACCAAAGAATTATTTACTGTAATCAATTATACTCTGAAATGGATTCTGATAGCTTCAACTATTGGAATATTTTCCGGGAGTGCATCTGCTCTTTTCTTAGTAAGTCTTGACGCAGCAACAAACTGGAGAGAAGATCACTTATGGATCATTGCTTTGCTTCCAATAGGTGGCTTATTGATTGGCCTTATGTACCATTACATTGGGAAAGAGGTAGAAAAAGGAAGTAATCTTCTTATCGATGAAATTCATAATCCTTCCAAAGTCATTCATTTTAAAATGGCTCCGCTCATATTAATAGGAACAGTAGCGACGCATCTTTTTGGCGGATCTGCGGGTCGAGAAGGTACAGCTGTTCAAATGGGGGCCTCTATTGGGGATCAGCTTAATCATATTTTTAGGTTTAATAAGGAAGACAGAATCCTGATTCTAATCTGTGGTATAAGTGCGGGCTTCGCTTCTGTGTTCGGAACTCCTCTGGCAGGAGCAGTCTTTGGTCTTGAAGTATATTTTATCGGCAAGCTTAGTTATAAAGCTATTTTTCCTTCTTTTATGGCTGCCGTGGCAGGAGATTATGTGTGCGATTTATGGAATATTCAACATACGCATTATGCAATCATCTCATTTCCGCAAATTGACGGTTTTGTAATTTTATATTGCATATTAGCTGGTATAGCATTTGGACTTACCGGTAAATTCTTTGCTCATTTCATGCATTTCATAAGCAACTTTTACAAAGGTAAAATTAAATACCCTCCATTGAGACCTGCTATTGGAGGATGCATTGTTGCATTGGGAGTATGGATCCTGGGCACAACAGATTATATTGGGCTTGGTATTCCTGTACTTGAAGCTTCATTCAAAGAACAACTTCCCGTATATGCTTTTGCATTGAAAATTTTATTTACATCACTTACCTTAGGAGCTGCATTTAAAGGAGGCGAAGTAACTCCATTATTTTTTATAGGAGCAACCCTTGGTAATGCACTTGCTCTGTTAATTCCACTTCCCATGCCCTTACTTGCAGGTATGGGATTTGCAGCTGTATTTGCAGGAGCAGCTAACACACCCCTTGCTACCACATTCATGGCCATAGAACTGTTCGGAGCTGAAATAGGTGTATTTGCTGCTATCGCCTGTGTTACCTCTTATTTGTTTTCAGGACATTTCGGAATTTATAGTTCTCAGATTACAGGAGCATCCAAGCCTTCAGCAACAGATAAAACTCTCGATAATAAGGATCTATAA
- the modB gene encoding molybdate ABC transporter permease subunit, giving the protein MDYNWQPLLLSLKLSLITTLLLFVIGVPLAYWLSKSKSSLKPLWESLISLPLVLPPSVLGFYLLLAFSPNSILGKFLKNYFDLNLIFSFEGLVIASVIYSLPFMVHPVQSGFQSLPASLQEAAYTLGISPLNTFIRVLLPNIRPSLLSGIVLSFAHTVGEFGVVLMIGGSIPGVTRVASIAIYEEVDSMHYDVADFYAKVLILASFIILFLLFLVNKKYKGKII; this is encoded by the coding sequence ATGGATTATAACTGGCAGCCGTTACTGCTCTCTTTAAAGTTATCTCTCATTACAACACTGCTATTATTTGTGATAGGTGTTCCTCTTGCTTATTGGCTTTCCAAAAGCAAGAGCAGTCTCAAGCCTCTTTGGGAAAGTCTGATTAGTCTACCTCTTGTCTTGCCACCATCCGTATTGGGTTTCTATCTGTTGCTTGCCTTTAGTCCTAATTCTATTTTAGGAAAATTCCTGAAAAATTATTTTGATCTCAACCTCATATTTTCATTTGAAGGACTAGTAATTGCATCAGTAATTTATAGTCTGCCTTTTATGGTTCATCCTGTCCAGTCAGGGTTTCAGAGCCTTCCAGCTTCTTTGCAAGAAGCAGCTTATACGTTGGGGATTTCACCATTAAACACGTTTATAAGAGTACTGCTACCAAACATAAGGCCCTCTTTGCTTTCAGGTATAGTATTGAGCTTTGCTCATACAGTTGGTGAATTTGGAGTCGTACTGATGATTGGCGGAAGCATTCCCGGAGTTACCAGGGTTGCATCCATTGCTATATATGAAGAAGTAGACAGCATGCACTATGATGTTGCTGATTTCTATGCTAAGGTATTAATCCTGGCATCTTTTATTATTCTCTTTTTATTATTTCTGGTTAATAAGAAATACAAAGGAAAAATCATTTGA
- a CDS encoding ABC transporter ATP-binding protein produces the protein MYKLQVVKELHSSEGKMILDVDISVQQGSFTSIVGKSGAGKTTILRMLAGLVKPDKGSIHSGEDIWFDSNTRKNKVPQERSIGFVFQDFALFPNMSVLENLKCVQSEKDEEQIKELLSLTGLTALSGFRPDALSGGQKQRLALARALVRKPKLLILDEPFSAIDQETRIRLQQEILKIHKAYNLTTILVSHDLTEVLRLSDYVIEIGNGKIVRQGNTDLFFSNEGKTDQFRMTGQVVDLICENEKCFAYVVVGTMLIKARVEDSMNTALGIGDLVVLSLNDFNPIIKKIKP, from the coding sequence ATGTATAAGTTACAAGTTGTTAAAGAGCTACATTCTTCTGAAGGCAAGATGATTCTTGATGTTGATATTTCAGTGCAGCAGGGATCTTTTACTTCCATTGTTGGTAAATCGGGCGCCGGCAAAACTACAATTTTAAGAATGCTTGCCGGGCTTGTAAAGCCTGATAAAGGAAGTATTCATTCAGGTGAAGATATTTGGTTTGATAGCAATACTCGTAAAAACAAGGTACCACAAGAGAGGTCTATTGGCTTTGTCTTTCAGGATTTTGCACTATTCCCCAATATGTCTGTTCTCGAAAATCTTAAATGTGTCCAAAGTGAAAAAGATGAAGAACAGATCAAAGAATTACTTTCATTAACTGGTTTGACAGCTCTTTCGGGCTTCAGGCCAGATGCGCTTTCAGGGGGGCAGAAACAACGGCTGGCACTTGCAAGAGCTCTGGTAAGAAAGCCCAAACTATTAATTCTTGATGAACCATTTTCCGCTATTGATCAGGAGACAAGAATAAGACTGCAGCAGGAAATTCTTAAAATTCATAAAGCGTATAACCTCACTACTATTCTGGTCAGCCATGATCTCACAGAAGTCCTTCGATTAAGTGATTATGTGATTGAGATAGGAAATGGTAAGATTGTGAGACAGGGAAATACTGATTTGTTTTTTTCAAATGAAGGAAAAACAGATCAGTTTAGAATGACTGGGCAGGTTGTAGATCTGATTTGCGAAAATGAAAAATGTTTTGCCTATGTGGTAGTAGGCACTATGTTGATTAAAGCAAGAGTGGAAGATTCAATGAATACAGCGTTAGGTATTGGAGATTTAGTTGTATTATCATTGAACGACTTTAATCCGATCATAAAAAAGATAAAGCCTTAA
- the mscL gene encoding large-conductance mechanosensitive channel protein MscL: MLKEFKEFILRGNVIDLAVGVIIGVAFGDVVKSLVDDIIMPPIGLLINGVNFKDLKVVIGGGTKNPVTFNYGNFLQNVLTFLIIAIAVFFMVKLVNMLYKKKEEKAAAGPSNEEVLLTQIRDLLKDKK; this comes from the coding sequence ATGCTTAAAGAATTCAAAGAGTTTATTCTTAGAGGAAATGTGATCGATCTTGCTGTCGGAGTGATCATCGGGGTTGCATTTGGGGATGTGGTCAAATCTTTGGTAGATGATATTATAATGCCTCCAATAGGATTATTGATTAATGGGGTAAATTTTAAAGATCTTAAAGTGGTTATAGGTGGAGGTACCAAAAATCCAGTAACTTTTAACTATGGAAATTTTCTTCAGAATGTATTAACGTTTCTGATCATTGCTATCGCTGTATTTTTTATGGTGAAATTAGTTAATATGTTATACAAGAAGAAGGAAGAAAAAGCAGCCGCTGGGCCATCCAATGAAGAGGTGCTGTTAACACAAATAAGAGATTTACTCAAGGACAAAAAATAG
- the gap gene encoding type I glyceraldehyde-3-phosphate dehydrogenase has product MTRVAINGLGRIGRATFKILMEDKEMELVAVNDIIPPSQLAYLLNFDTVYGKMPSKVNYDDHNLYVNGKTIRVTNIREPQYLPWRDMGVDVVFECSGIFRKREELQLHLNAGAKQVILSAPAKTDDVQTIVHGVNQPEENDNIISTASCTTNCITPVIEILSRRIGVKKAVLNTIHAYTSSQSLVDGPSKDQRRGRSAANNLIPTTTGAARVAGKVLPEFSGKFDGLAIRGPIPAGSIADITLIMNRNTSIEEVNKIFGDEAGTDRYMGVVGVNIEPIVSSDIIMDPRAAVIDLSLTQVIDGDLVKVMAWYDNEWGYANQMVKEAKRVSKLQMESVII; this is encoded by the coding sequence ATGACAAGAGTTGCAATCAACGGATTAGGCCGTATCGGAAGAGCCACTTTTAAAATCCTTATGGAGGATAAGGAAATGGAATTGGTAGCTGTTAATGATATCATTCCTCCTTCTCAATTGGCTTACCTTCTGAATTTTGACACTGTTTATGGTAAGATGCCATCTAAAGTCAATTATGATGATCACAATCTTTATGTGAACGGTAAAACCATTCGTGTTACTAATATCAGAGAGCCACAATATCTTCCATGGAGAGACATGGGAGTCGATGTAGTATTTGAATGCAGTGGAATCTTCAGAAAACGTGAAGAACTTCAATTGCATTTAAATGCCGGTGCCAAACAAGTAATCCTTTCTGCTCCTGCTAAAACAGATGATGTGCAAACTATTGTTCATGGGGTAAATCAGCCTGAGGAAAATGACAATATTATATCCACTGCAAGTTGCACAACGAACTGTATTACTCCGGTAATAGAAATTCTGAGTAGAAGAATAGGAGTTAAAAAAGCAGTATTGAATACCATACATGCTTATACTTCATCACAGTCTTTAGTTGACGGACCATCAAAAGACCAAAGAAGAGGCAGATCAGCTGCTAATAATCTAATACCAACCACAACTGGAGCTGCAAGAGTGGCAGGGAAAGTGCTTCCTGAATTTTCAGGAAAATTTGATGGACTAGCAATCAGAGGTCCTATTCCTGCAGGATCTATTGCCGACATTACTTTGATCATGAATAGAAATACTTCTATAGAAGAAGTAAATAAAATATTCGGAGATGAAGCAGGTACTGACAGATATATGGGAGTTGTCGGCGTAAATATCGAGCCAATCGTGTCTTCAGATATTATCATGGACCCAAGAGCAGCTGTAATTGATCTTTCCTTGACGCAGGTTATTGATGGTGATCTGGTGAAGGTTATGGCATGGTATGACAATGAATGGGGCTATGCTAATCAAATGGTAAAAGAAGCTAAAAGGGTTTCAAAACTTCAAATGGAATCAGTCATTATTTGA
- a CDS encoding PPC domain-containing DNA-binding protein — protein sequence MKSKILNENAERRYLLIFEDGEEFMSALEKFAEDNKITAGYFEGIGAFSSVIVSYFDWDRKEYLKNPFNEQVEILSLNGDIACSGDKPKVHAHAVCGRRDGSAVGGHLFKGYIRPTLELVLSESDRVLKRIQDPQTGVYLIKL from the coding sequence ATGAAAAGCAAAATACTTAATGAGAATGCCGAAAGACGGTATTTACTCATTTTTGAAGATGGAGAAGAGTTTATGTCAGCTTTAGAAAAATTTGCAGAAGATAATAAGATCACTGCAGGATATTTTGAAGGCATAGGAGCATTCTCATCTGTTATTGTTTCTTATTTCGACTGGGACAGAAAGGAATACCTTAAAAATCCGTTCAATGAACAAGTTGAGATTTTATCATTAAATGGCGATATAGCTTGTTCAGGAGACAAGCCAAAAGTCCATGCTCATGCAGTTTGTGGAAGGAGAGATGGTTCCGCGGTGGGAGGACATCTTTTTAAAGGATATATCCGGCCTACTTTGGAACTTGTTTTATCTGAATCAGATAGAGTTTTAAAAAGGATACAGGACCCGCAAACAGGAGTTTACCTTATCAAATTGTAA
- a CDS encoding SIMPL domain-containing protein — protein MKIVYLFILTLAMSLQTSFGQEAKTRTLTAVGRGEIKSAPDLVVLNLDISAKNMDFNKAIEELNKKAAALEKQIIAAGFKKEDLKTTSYTVNKNYEYQNGRSIDSGFIANHSYTLEFPNDQSKIVTVVKSISKGIDVTYNFGFTLSDAKNKELKAELLKRAVKDATDEATVLAAAGGVKLKQINEINYGLSEIVPFAMANARMAKMSAEGDFGGFEAKDISLSEKVTITWEIAQ, from the coding sequence ATGAAAATCGTTTATCTTTTTATCCTGACTTTAGCTATGTCATTACAGACTTCATTTGGGCAAGAGGCCAAAACACGAACATTAACAGCAGTAGGGAGGGGTGAGATCAAATCTGCTCCGGATCTGGTTGTTTTGAATCTTGATATTTCTGCAAAAAATATGGATTTCAACAAAGCTATAGAAGAGCTGAATAAAAAAGCTGCAGCCCTTGAAAAACAAATAATTGCTGCTGGTTTTAAAAAAGAAGATTTAAAAACAACTTCATATACAGTCAATAAAAATTATGAATACCAAAATGGCAGATCTATAGATAGTGGTTTTATTGCAAATCATTCATACACTTTAGAATTTCCGAATGATCAATCTAAAATTGTGACGGTTGTAAAATCCATTTCAAAAGGAATTGATGTCACTTACAATTTTGGCTTTACGCTTTCGGATGCAAAAAATAAAGAACTGAAAGCAGAGTTGTTAAAGAGAGCGGTAAAAGATGCAACTGATGAAGCAACGGTGCTTGCCGCTGCCGGTGGAGTAAAGCTTAAGCAAATTAATGAGATTAATTATGGATTGTCGGAAATAGTTCCATTCGCTATGGCAAATGCCCGTATGGCTAAAATGTCTGCAGAAGGTGATTTCGGCGGATTTGAAGCAAAAGATATTTCTTTATCTGAGAAAGTAACTATTACCTGGGAGATTGCGCAGTAA
- a CDS encoding metallophosphoesterase family protein: MEAGKIIRIAALGDIHVKESDKGKWNHFFKDIAENADILVLCGDLTDTGHVQEAVLLGEELKGIHIPIVGVLGNHDYELDHQEEIRHELIKHNVQILDGESVIIKGVGFAGVKGFGGGFDKHMLPMWGEKMNKKYVQESVDESLKLDKALARLDDDIKKVVILHYSPIKATVIGEAEQIFPFLGSSRLADTINRRSVEVAFHGHAHIGSLQGETSKGVKVFNVSKPLLEKSGYKQGFLLYEIAL; the protein is encoded by the coding sequence ATGGAAGCAGGTAAGATTATCAGAATAGCGGCTTTAGGAGATATTCATGTGAAGGAATCTGACAAAGGCAAATGGAATCACTTCTTTAAAGATATAGCTGAGAATGCTGATATATTAGTACTTTGTGGAGATCTTACAGATACTGGTCATGTACAGGAGGCTGTTTTGCTTGGTGAAGAACTGAAGGGTATCCATATCCCGATAGTTGGAGTGCTAGGTAATCATGACTATGAACTTGACCATCAGGAAGAGATAAGACATGAACTTATAAAACACAATGTCCAAATTCTTGACGGAGAATCGGTAATCATAAAGGGTGTTGGATTTGCAGGAGTAAAAGGTTTTGGAGGAGGTTTTGATAAACATATGCTGCCTATGTGGGGAGAAAAAATGAATAAAAAGTATGTGCAGGAATCAGTAGATGAATCACTTAAGCTAGATAAAGCACTGGCCCGTCTGGATGATGATATCAAGAAGGTTGTTATCCTTCATTATTCACCAATTAAAGCTACTGTAATCGGAGAAGCGGAACAGATTTTCCCTTTCCTTGGATCTTCCAGACTTGCAGATACTATAAACAGAAGGTCAGTGGAAGTTGCATTTCACGGACATGCTCATATAGGGAGCCTTCAGGGAGAAACTTCAAAAGGTGTAAAAGTATTTAATGTTTCAAAACCCCTGCTTGAAAAGTCGGGTTACAAGCAAGGGTTCCTTTTGTATGAGATTGCGCTTTAA
- a CDS encoding nucleotidyltransferase, with protein MILKKEAHEFFRSVLEFVTEKNLPILVGGAVALRNYTGIVREKDLDLFCKAGDYIKILKLLAAHGWTIEVTDARWIAKALKDNYFVDFIFNTTNNLCPVDDSWFEHAVPGELYGVKVKYVAPEELIWSKIYIQDRAHYDGSDVNHLILKKSDDIDWKRVLQRLDQHWHLLLGQFLNFQFIYPSERDKIPRWLFEMLLERAKGQYELPAPVEKVCRGPLVDHTQYSIDIIDWHYKIITVKSI; from the coding sequence ATGATTTTAAAAAAAGAGGCGCATGAGTTTTTCCGGTCTGTGCTGGAATTTGTAACGGAAAAAAATCTGCCTATACTTGTTGGAGGAGCTGTCGCTCTTAGAAACTATACAGGAATTGTCAGGGAAAAAGATCTGGATTTGTTTTGCAAAGCGGGCGATTATATAAAAATTCTAAAATTGCTTGCTGCCCATGGTTGGACGATTGAAGTCACCGATGCCAGATGGATAGCCAAAGCTTTAAAAGACAATTATTTTGTAGATTTTATTTTTAACACTACAAACAATCTTTGTCCTGTAGATGATAGTTGGTTTGAGCATGCAGTGCCTGGAGAACTTTATGGTGTAAAGGTTAAATATGTTGCACCTGAAGAACTTATCTGGAGTAAAATTTATATTCAGGACAGAGCGCACTATGATGGTTCTGATGTTAACCACCTAATTTTGAAAAAGAGCGATGACATTGACTGGAAAAGAGTTTTACAAAGGCTTGATCAGCATTGGCATTTGCTTTTGGGTCAATTTCTGAATTTCCAGTTTATATACCCTTCTGAACGGGACAAAATTCCGAGGTGGTTGTTTGAGATGCTGCTGGAAAGAGCTAAGGGGCAGTATGAGCTTCCAGCTCCGGTGGAAAAAGTATGTAGAGGACCTCTTGTAGATCATACTCAATATTCCATAGATATTATAGATTGGCATTATAAAATCATTACTGTTAAAAGTATTTAA
- a CDS encoding SDR family NAD(P)-dependent oxidoreductase, giving the protein MIKAYRDLYMKLKNLVVVITGASSGIGRATALKLAKKGSYLVLAARRKKALEDLAYECVKLGGKAIAVSTDVSEEAEIKILIDKAVTEYGKIDVWINNAAVTVLGRLEDIPSEDLKKVLDTNLLGYAYGAKHIVPHFKHNRQGILINVGSVASIAGEPFAIPYSMTQFGIRGLSLSLAEELSDIEGIHICSIIPDTTDTPIYNQAANYMGKRIVAPGNPLSPHIVAEQIAKLISKPKAETFIERKRKFSKLFKFLGRKRFNKDYREAVLTGHFSLEDTKDTKGNLYESNEKCATISGGWELDSPSRKIPGSVLWGSVLFSSVALLFTIFMGKKKTVPKLLEKI; this is encoded by the coding sequence ATGATTAAAGCATACAGAGACTTATATATGAAATTAAAGAACCTGGTAGTCGTCATCACCGGAGCATCAAGTGGAATAGGAAGAGCTACCGCATTAAAACTAGCCAAAAAAGGATCTTACCTTGTACTGGCAGCACGAAGAAAAAAGGCACTGGAGGATCTGGCTTACGAGTGCGTAAAACTCGGTGGTAAAGCGATTGCTGTTTCTACAGATGTTTCTGAAGAAGCCGAAATAAAAATATTAATAGACAAAGCTGTAACCGAATATGGAAAAATAGATGTCTGGATTAACAATGCTGCAGTTACTGTATTAGGAAGACTGGAAGACATTCCTTCTGAAGACCTTAAGAAAGTATTGGACACTAATCTTTTAGGGTACGCTTATGGCGCCAAACATATTGTGCCTCATTTCAAACATAACAGGCAAGGCATACTGATTAATGTTGGCTCTGTTGCCAGCATAGCAGGAGAACCTTTTGCGATACCATATAGCATGACCCAGTTCGGAATCAGAGGTTTAAGTCTTAGCCTTGCAGAAGAACTTTCTGATATAGAAGGCATACACATTTGCTCCATCATACCTGATACGACAGACACCCCCATTTATAACCAGGCTGCCAACTATATGGGTAAAAGAATAGTTGCCCCTGGAAATCCTCTCAGTCCGCATATTGTTGCAGAACAAATTGCTAAACTCATTTCAAAACCAAAGGCTGAAACCTTTATTGAAAGAAAAAGAAAATTCTCTAAACTATTTAAATTTCTTGGCAGAAAGCGCTTCAACAAAGATTACAGAGAAGCTGTGTTAACAGGACATTTTAGCCTGGAAGATACAAAAGATACAAAGGGAAACCTTTATGAATCTAATGAAAAATGTGCTACGATAAGTGGTGGCTGGGAACTTGATAGTCCATCCCGAAAAATTCCCGGATCGGTCCTGTGGGGTTCTGTTCTATTTAGTTCAGTGGCATTGCTATTCACAATATTTATGGGGAAAAAGAAAACTGTACCAAAACTTTTGGAAAAGATCTGA
- a CDS encoding SDR family NAD(P)-dependent oxidoreductase: MEQVAVVTGANRGIGLEISARLADLGFTVVFTSRDEAKGLQAMNGLIKSGRKFVFFKLDVTSKTDGRKLSEFLEKEYGKVDVLFNNAAILPDENESAVTVDLSMVSKTFETNTVGAFMVAQSVIPLMKKNNYGRIINISSGLGALNTMGGGYPAYRISKASLNAITRMLADELSPFNIIVNSVDPGWVKTDMGGPNASKTTAQAVDSILWLAQLPDNGPSGKFFRNKQEAPW, from the coding sequence ATGGAACAAGTAGCCGTAGTAACAGGAGCCAATAGAGGCATAGGATTAGAAATTTCAGCAAGACTGGCTGACCTTGGATTTACAGTCGTCTTTACTTCAAGGGATGAAGCAAAAGGATTACAAGCAATGAACGGTCTTATTAAATCAGGAAGGAAGTTTGTTTTCTTTAAACTTGATGTTACTAGTAAAACTGATGGAAGAAAGTTATCTGAATTTCTGGAAAAGGAATATGGAAAAGTAGATGTGTTATTTAATAATGCTGCTATTCTTCCTGATGAAAATGAATCAGCAGTTACAGTAGATCTCTCTATGGTAAGTAAAACATTTGAAACAAATACTGTCGGAGCATTTATGGTTGCTCAGTCTGTAATTCCTTTGATGAAGAAAAATAATTACGGAAGGATCATAAATATCTCCAGTGGGCTGGGAGCACTGAATACTATGGGAGGTGGGTATCCTGCATATAGAATATCAAAGGCTTCCTTAAATGCTATTACCAGAATGCTTGCAGATGAACTTTCACCTTTCAATATAATAGTCAATAGTGTAGATCCCGGTTGGGTAAAGACGGATATGGGTGGTCCGAATGCCAGCAAAACCACAGCTCAGGCTGTAGACAGCATTTTATGGCTTGCTCAGTTGCCTGATAATGGTCCATCAGGAAAATTCTTCAGAAATAAGCAGGAAGCTCCATGGTGA